In Marinobacter sp. LQ44, the following are encoded in one genomic region:
- a CDS encoding YeaC family protein, with protein MTYDELIERLDPTVYRNLKQSIELGKWPDGRAMTREQREISLEAVIYYENKHNVPEEQRVGYLDRGEKAGTACDPSVQFRKDRQNGNDVDPDQFVEVKV; from the coding sequence ATGACCTACGACGAACTCATTGAGCGGCTGGATCCGACTGTATACCGGAACCTCAAGCAATCTATCGAGCTTGGTAAGTGGCCTGATGGAAGGGCAATGACCCGCGAGCAGCGGGAAATCAGCCTGGAAGCGGTTATCTATTACGAGAACAAACACAATGTGCCCGAAGAGCAGCGGGTGGGCTATCTGGACCGGGGCGAGAAAGCCGGTACTGCCTGTGATCCGTCCGTGCAGTTTCGTAAAGATCGCCAGAACGGCAACGATGTGGATCCAGACCAGTTTGTTGAGGTCAAGGTTTGA
- a CDS encoding AraC family transcriptional regulator, whose amino-acid sequence MTNKPRPNQNSLGDISLLYASVLLRATEAEGGDAERLKSQFHLNDPELAAPEGRISIPRFMRLGQAAIATTGNPALGLRMGALTRPIDAGIAGLAAETANTVHQSLATLIRYALLSSRNSRGEPSLAAEHRKACFYSISPYNQYNYFVVDSILAAWTQLIRHMTGRYDVLERVRIEYPSIGLDEVFESWFRCPVEFGAKENSIRLKESVWLQAPSQAHQGMHEKLTAWCEQELQQIRKGWSVADRARYLMTPLLRGETPTIETLANRLGTTPWTLQRQLASEGTGFRELLDNTRRQLAQDYLQETNSSLSEIAWLLGFANPPAFHKAYRRWYGISPGEYRKHIKGNI is encoded by the coding sequence ATGACCAATAAACCCAGACCCAACCAGAATTCGCTGGGCGACATCAGCCTGCTCTATGCTTCCGTGCTGCTGCGCGCCACTGAGGCCGAGGGAGGTGATGCCGAAAGGCTAAAATCCCAGTTCCATCTGAACGACCCTGAGCTGGCCGCGCCGGAAGGACGCATCAGCATTCCCAGGTTCATGCGCCTGGGCCAGGCTGCCATCGCCACAACGGGCAACCCCGCCCTGGGCCTGCGTATGGGCGCCCTGACCCGCCCCATCGACGCTGGCATTGCCGGCCTGGCCGCAGAAACCGCCAACACCGTACACCAGTCCCTTGCCACACTGATACGGTATGCGCTGCTAAGCAGCCGGAACTCCAGAGGCGAGCCAAGCCTGGCGGCTGAACATCGTAAGGCCTGCTTCTATTCGATCAGTCCATACAACCAGTACAACTACTTTGTCGTGGACTCCATCCTTGCCGCCTGGACCCAACTGATCAGACACATGACCGGCCGCTATGACGTACTTGAACGGGTGCGTATTGAGTATCCCTCGATCGGGCTGGACGAGGTATTCGAGAGCTGGTTTCGTTGCCCCGTGGAATTCGGCGCGAAGGAAAACTCGATTCGTCTGAAAGAGAGCGTTTGGCTTCAGGCTCCGAGTCAGGCGCACCAAGGTATGCACGAAAAACTGACCGCCTGGTGTGAACAGGAGCTGCAGCAGATTCGCAAAGGCTGGAGTGTGGCTGACAGGGCCCGGTACCTGATGACGCCGTTATTGCGGGGAGAAACACCCACCATTGAAACCCTGGCCAACCGACTGGGAACAACGCCCTGGACACTGCAACGACAGCTTGCCAGTGAAGGAACCGGCTTTCGGGAGTTGCTGGACAACACTCGACGACAACTCGCACAAGACTATTTGCAGGAGACCAACAGTTCGCTTTCGGAAATCGCCTGGCTCTTGGGGTTCGCTAACCCACCAGCCTTTCATAAGGCTTATCGGCGCTGGTATGGCATAAGCCCTGGAGAATACCGGAAACACATCAAGGGGAATATCTAA
- a CDS encoding DUF2797 domain-containing protein — protein sequence MSESIDVTGRLRKMPAQAGDPVAYTLAVGDTRIPLNDLIGQKVRLDFDGVIRCIHCDRATKKSFNQGYCYPCFRKLAACDSCIMSPEKCHYHLGTCREPEWGEANCMVEHVVYLANSSGLKVGITRGSQVPTRWIDQGAVTAIPMLRVASRYLSGLVEAACKSHVADRTNWRAMLKGDVPELDLVQERRKMLELIEDELAQIRAQHGEDSIRVVDEASLGLGYPVQVWPSKVKTHNLDKTPEVEGLLEGVKGQYLMLDTGVINIRKFTGYEVRFRVLD from the coding sequence TTGAGCGAGTCAATTGATGTAACCGGCCGCTTGCGTAAGATGCCGGCGCAAGCTGGCGATCCGGTGGCCTACACCCTGGCCGTGGGTGACACCCGCATTCCCCTGAACGACCTGATTGGCCAGAAGGTGCGACTGGACTTTGACGGTGTGATTCGCTGTATCCACTGTGACCGCGCCACCAAGAAGAGTTTTAACCAGGGCTACTGTTATCCCTGTTTCCGCAAACTCGCTGCCTGTGACAGTTGCATCATGAGTCCTGAGAAGTGCCATTACCATCTGGGTACCTGCCGGGAGCCCGAGTGGGGCGAGGCGAATTGCATGGTGGAGCACGTGGTCTACCTGGCCAATTCCAGTGGCTTGAAGGTGGGTATTACCCGGGGCTCGCAAGTGCCGACTCGCTGGATCGACCAGGGCGCGGTGACAGCCATTCCCATGCTGAGGGTAGCCAGCCGTTACCTGTCCGGTCTGGTGGAAGCAGCGTGCAAGAGCCATGTGGCGGATCGGACCAACTGGCGTGCGATGCTCAAGGGTGATGTGCCAGAGCTGGACCTGGTTCAGGAGCGCCGGAAAATGCTGGAACTTATTGAAGACGAGTTGGCGCAAATACGGGCTCAACATGGTGAGGACAGTATCCGGGTTGTGGACGAGGCCTCACTGGGGCTCGGTTATCCGGTTCAGGTGTGGCCGTCGAAAGTGAAAACCCATAATCTGGATAAAACCCCGGAAGTCGAAGGGCTGCTGGAGGGGGTTAAGGGCCAGTACCTGATGCTCGATACCGGTGTGATCAATATCCGAAAATTTACCGGCTACGAAGTCCGGTTCCGGGTTCTTGACTGA
- a CDS encoding metallophosphoesterase has product MAGQTSTASRGYDIIGDIHGCAHTLERLLQQMGYRKQNGIYQHPRRQAIFIGDIIDRGPRIREALHLVRDMVEHGAARIVMGNHEYNALGYCTRARPGSGKQFLREHNPRHDRLIKETLEQFDAYPHEWNDFLEWFYTIPLFIEEEHFRVVHACWDQDLIDKFRQIQGGACIDEDFLHASAAIESFAGQVMDTLLRGTDLRLPPGVKITGRDGYVREFFRTKFWADNPKTYADVVFQPDPLPPEVASMTLREDERKQLITYPLNAPPVFVGHYWMDGEPAPLKPNVACIDYSAVKYGKLVAYRLDDEKALSRDKFVWVEVDRPEQPDYPTSEDSVAR; this is encoded by the coding sequence ATGGCGGGACAGACTTCAACCGCGAGCCGCGGTTACGACATTATTGGTGACATTCACGGTTGCGCCCACACCCTGGAGCGTTTGCTCCAGCAAATGGGGTATCGTAAACAGAACGGCATTTACCAGCATCCCCGGCGCCAGGCCATTTTTATTGGCGACATCATCGATCGGGGCCCAAGAATCCGTGAGGCCTTGCATCTGGTTCGGGACATGGTGGAGCACGGTGCCGCCCGCATCGTTATGGGCAACCATGAATACAATGCCCTTGGCTACTGCACCCGGGCTCGGCCGGGCAGTGGCAAGCAATTCCTGCGCGAGCACAACCCTCGCCATGACCGCCTGATCAAGGAAACCCTCGAGCAGTTCGATGCGTATCCCCATGAGTGGAACGATTTTCTGGAGTGGTTTTACACCATTCCGCTGTTTATCGAAGAGGAGCACTTCCGGGTGGTGCATGCCTGCTGGGATCAGGATCTGATCGACAAGTTCCGGCAGATTCAGGGCGGTGCCTGCATTGATGAAGACTTTCTTCATGCCTCGGCCGCCATTGAATCTTTCGCCGGCCAGGTGATGGACACCTTGTTGCGTGGCACTGACTTGCGCCTGCCGCCCGGGGTCAAGATTACCGGGCGGGATGGCTATGTTCGGGAATTCTTCCGCACCAAGTTCTGGGCCGACAACCCAAAAACATACGCCGATGTAGTTTTCCAGCCAGACCCATTACCACCGGAAGTGGCGTCCATGACCTTGCGGGAGGATGAGCGCAAACAGCTGATTACTTACCCGCTGAATGCGCCGCCGGTCTTCGTCGGGCATTACTGGATGGATGGTGAGCCGGCGCCCTTGAAGCCGAATGTGGCCTGTATCGATTACAGCGCCGTAAAATACGGCAAGCTGGTGGCCTATCGGCTGGATGATGAAAAGGCACTTTCCCGCGACAAGTTTGTCTGGGTAGAGGTGGATCGCCCCGAGCAGCCGGATTATCCCACCAGTGAAGACAGCGTGGCGCGCTAA
- a CDS encoding NAD(+) kinase, with product MDQFRNIGIVGRMGSVKVVESLRQLKQYLTANNYHVIIEEDTSTMIPGHGLQVASKKLLGEICDLVIVVGGDGSLLGAARELAKSKIPILGVNRGRLGFLTDISPSDLEERLARVLEGEYIEESRFLLDGHVERNGQPLGYGSALNDVVLHPGKSTRMIGFDLYIDGHFVYSQRSDGLIVATPTGSTAYSLSAGGPIMHPKLDAVVLVPMFPHTLSSRPIVVDGKSEIKLVIGETNETYPQVSFDGQMNIACAPGDIIRITKKPFKIRLIHPTDHNFYATCRDKLGWASEIAAS from the coding sequence ATGGATCAGTTCAGGAATATCGGCATTGTCGGGCGCATGGGCAGCGTCAAGGTGGTTGAGTCTCTGCGGCAGCTCAAGCAGTATCTGACGGCCAACAACTACCACGTCATCATCGAGGAAGACACCTCCACCATGATTCCGGGCCATGGCCTGCAGGTCGCCAGCAAAAAACTGCTGGGCGAAATCTGCGACCTGGTTATCGTCGTGGGCGGGGACGGTAGTTTGCTGGGTGCCGCCCGTGAACTGGCCAAATCCAAGATCCCGATTCTGGGGGTCAACCGCGGCCGCCTGGGCTTCCTGACGGATATTTCTCCATCTGACCTCGAAGAGCGCCTGGCCCGGGTGCTTGAGGGTGAATATATCGAGGAATCGCGGTTCCTGTTGGATGGACATGTGGAACGCAATGGCCAGCCCCTGGGCTACGGTTCTGCCCTGAACGATGTGGTGCTGCACCCCGGTAAGTCTACCCGGATGATCGGTTTTGACCTGTACATTGATGGCCACTTTGTTTACAGCCAGCGTTCCGATGGTTTGATTGTTGCGACGCCCACTGGCTCAACCGCCTATTCCCTGTCAGCAGGTGGTCCCATCATGCACCCGAAACTGGATGCTGTGGTGCTGGTGCCCATGTTCCCGCATACCCTGAGCAGTCGCCCGATCGTGGTCGATGGCAAGAGTGAAATCAAACTGGTGATTGGTGAAACCAACGAAACCTACCCGCAAGTCAGCTTTGATGGCCAGATGAACATTGCCTGTGCGCCCGGGGATATCATCCGAATTACCAAAAAGCCGTTCAAGATCCGTCTGATCCACCCGACCGATCACAATTTCTATGCCACCTGCCGTGACAAGCTGGGTTGGGCAAGCGAAATAGCAGCGAGTTGA
- a CDS encoding MaoC family dehydratase codes for MTEPLIYRSTPPSLLPMFGRALLPKSHKPGANTEIPELLAELLGVATDTPMLSRYLNVCGFKPGSSLPMTWPHILAFPLHLKLLTDKRFPLPLLGLVHLRNTITQHRPIQTGENLDIRVTLGNQQSTERGIEFDLITEARSAGRLIWEEVSTNLFRMATAESGKPKAQPPKLETYPFSESITAPENLGRRYGQVSGDRNPIHMHALSAKAFGFPRAIAHGMWSKARALSLLEQQADWQSGPVRVSCQFKKPLFLPGTAQLNWQTASDAWDYQLLNSKGDAPHLSGRIEWL; via the coding sequence ATGACAGAACCACTGATTTATCGCAGCACCCCACCCTCGCTGCTGCCCATGTTCGGCAGAGCACTGCTGCCAAAATCACACAAGCCCGGCGCCAACACTGAGATCCCGGAATTGCTGGCTGAGCTGCTGGGCGTGGCGACCGACACGCCGATGTTGTCCCGCTATCTTAACGTGTGCGGATTCAAGCCTGGCTCCAGCCTGCCCATGACCTGGCCGCACATCCTTGCTTTCCCTCTGCACCTGAAATTGCTGACCGACAAACGATTTCCGCTGCCTTTACTGGGCCTGGTGCATCTGCGCAACACCATCACCCAACACCGACCCATCCAGACCGGCGAAAACCTGGATATCCGGGTTACGTTGGGCAATCAGCAGAGCACGGAGCGCGGCATCGAGTTCGACCTGATCACCGAGGCGCGCTCTGCGGGCCGGCTGATCTGGGAGGAGGTAAGCACCAACCTGTTCCGGATGGCAACTGCTGAAAGTGGCAAGCCGAAAGCGCAACCGCCCAAACTCGAAACCTATCCGTTCAGCGAGTCCATCACCGCACCGGAGAACCTCGGGCGACGGTACGGCCAGGTATCCGGGGACCGCAACCCGATTCACATGCACGCATTGAGTGCCAAAGCCTTTGGCTTCCCACGGGCCATCGCCCATGGCATGTGGAGTAAAGCCCGGGCGCTGTCATTGCTGGAACAGCAGGCTGACTGGCAATCCGGCCCTGTGCGGGTGAGCTGTCAGTTCAAGAAACCCCTGTTTCTGCCCGGCACCGCCCAACTGAACTGGCAGACCGCCAGCGACGCCTGGGATTACCAGCTCCTGAACAGCAAAGGCGATGCGCCACACCTGAGTGGTCGTATTGAATGGTTATAA
- a CDS encoding rhomboid family intramembrane serine protease translates to MSEVSLDQHTSSPITPSGRWQPAPRHAPFVVSMIGIAVAMVWLTSMGQNPLAAAMMIVDPRHYSWDVFSSLGGRLDALSATVASGQLWRLISPDFLHFSWTHIIFNSVMLWFLGSQIEWIDGRARLVALFLVTSLAANLLQYLVSGPLFGGLSGVVYGILGYCWLSQQRRPRFQFPPALVTFALVWMVIGFTPIPEMIGLGRMANEAHLGGFVGGLAVAAVMPARGRFR, encoded by the coding sequence ATCAGCGAGGTTAGTTTGGACCAACATACATCATCTCCGATTACCCCCAGCGGGCGCTGGCAGCCGGCTCCCCGGCATGCACCGTTTGTTGTGAGCATGATCGGCATCGCCGTTGCCATGGTGTGGCTGACTTCCATGGGGCAGAACCCCTTGGCCGCGGCCATGATGATCGTCGATCCGAGGCACTATTCCTGGGACGTGTTCAGTTCCCTGGGCGGGAGGCTGGATGCGCTTTCTGCGACAGTGGCAAGCGGGCAGTTGTGGCGCCTGATTTCACCGGATTTCCTGCATTTCAGCTGGACCCACATCATTTTCAATTCGGTCATGCTCTGGTTTCTGGGCAGCCAGATTGAATGGATTGATGGTCGCGCTCGCCTGGTGGCGCTGTTTCTGGTAACCAGTCTGGCCGCCAATCTGTTGCAGTATCTGGTGTCTGGCCCCCTGTTCGGAGGCTTGTCGGGTGTCGTTTATGGCATCCTTGGTTACTGTTGGCTGAGCCAGCAACGCCGGCCCAGGTTCCAGTTTCCACCGGCGTTGGTCACCTTTGCCCTGGTGTGGATGGTGATCGGCTTTACGCCTATCCCGGAAATGATTGGTCTGGGCCGGATGGCTAACGAGGCTCACCTGGGAGGCTTTGTGGGTGGTCTGGCGGTGGCAGCGGTGATGCCCGCCCGGGGGCGGTTTCGGTGA
- a CDS encoding NADPH-dependent 2,4-dienoyl-CoA reductase, giving the protein MAASPGVSKYPHLLEPLDLGFTTLRNRTLMGSMHTGLEEVKNGFERLAAFYAERALGGVGLIVTGGIGPNTEGAVFQHAAKMSTEEESDKHKVITQAVHEADGKICMQILHAGRYAYSPELVAPSAIQAPINPFKPKELDEAGIQKQIDDYVNCAALAQRAGYDGVEIMGSEGYFINQFIVKHTNHRTDQWGGSYENRIRLPIEIVRRVRERVGENFIIIYRLSMLDLIEDGSTWEEVVHLAKEIEKAGASIINTGIGWHEARVPTIATSVPRGAFTKVTARLKGEVSIPLVTTNRINMPDVAEKVLAEGDADMVSMARPFLADADLVRKALEDRAEEINTCIGCNQACLDHTFSGKLTSCLVNPRACHETELAYVKTATPKSVAVVGAGPAGLAFASVAAERGHKVTIFDAGSEVGGQFNVAKRIPGKEEFYETLRYFRVMLDKHGVDVRLNTRVTAEDLKAGGFDEVVLATGVEPRTPEIEGIDHPKVIGYLDALLERKPVGQKVAVIGAGGIGFDVSEFIVHKGESPSLNTEHFMKEWGVDLTVEHRGGIQGVQPQVPEPAREVYLLQRKASKVGKNLGKTTGWIHRTSLKHRNVQMVPGVSYRKIDDEGLHITITPKGAEQGEDKVLPVDTIIVCAGQEPLRELQAGLEAAGLPVHLIGGADVAAELDAKRAIDQGSRLAAEI; this is encoded by the coding sequence ATGGCTGCATCACCGGGCGTGAGCAAGTACCCCCACCTGCTTGAACCACTGGACCTTGGCTTTACCACTCTGCGTAACCGCACACTGATGGGTTCCATGCATACCGGCCTGGAGGAAGTGAAAAACGGATTCGAGCGTCTGGCTGCGTTTTACGCCGAGCGTGCCCTTGGTGGCGTTGGCCTGATTGTAACCGGTGGCATTGGCCCGAACACCGAAGGTGCGGTGTTTCAGCACGCAGCCAAGATGAGTACAGAAGAGGAGTCCGACAAGCACAAGGTGATTACCCAGGCGGTGCATGAGGCCGACGGCAAAATCTGCATGCAGATCCTGCATGCGGGCCGTTACGCGTATTCCCCTGAGCTGGTTGCACCTTCAGCTATCCAGGCGCCGATCAACCCGTTCAAGCCCAAAGAACTGGACGAAGCCGGTATCCAGAAGCAGATCGACGACTACGTGAACTGTGCCGCCCTGGCGCAGCGCGCCGGATACGACGGCGTGGAGATCATGGGTTCCGAGGGTTATTTCATTAACCAGTTCATCGTCAAACACACCAACCACCGCACCGATCAGTGGGGTGGCAGTTACGAGAACCGCATTCGTCTGCCCATTGAAATTGTTCGCCGGGTTCGTGAGCGCGTGGGCGAGAACTTTATCATCATCTATCGCCTGTCCATGCTTGACCTGATCGAAGACGGCAGTACCTGGGAAGAAGTGGTGCATCTGGCCAAGGAAATCGAGAAGGCTGGCGCCAGCATTATCAACACCGGTATCGGCTGGCATGAGGCCCGTGTGCCGACCATCGCTACCTCTGTGCCCCGTGGCGCCTTCACCAAGGTAACGGCCCGCCTCAAGGGTGAAGTCAGTATTCCGCTGGTAACCACCAACCGGATCAATATGCCGGACGTTGCCGAGAAGGTTCTGGCAGAAGGTGATGCGGATATGGTGTCCATGGCCCGCCCATTCCTGGCAGACGCTGACCTGGTGCGCAAAGCTCTGGAAGATCGTGCCGAGGAGATTAATACCTGTATCGGCTGTAACCAGGCCTGTCTTGATCACACGTTTAGCGGCAAGCTGACGTCCTGTCTGGTCAATCCCCGTGCCTGCCACGAAACCGAACTGGCGTACGTGAAGACGGCTACGCCGAAGTCGGTTGCGGTGGTTGGTGCTGGCCCCGCAGGCCTGGCGTTTGCCTCGGTTGCCGCCGAGCGTGGGCATAAAGTCACTATCTTTGACGCCGGCAGCGAGGTGGGCGGCCAATTCAATGTGGCCAAACGCATTCCGGGCAAGGAGGAGTTTTACGAAACCCTGCGCTACTTCCGGGTGATGCTCGACAAGCACGGCGTTGACGTGCGCCTGAACACTCGCGTTACGGCAGAGGATCTTAAGGCCGGTGGCTTTGATGAGGTGGTCCTGGCCACTGGCGTGGAGCCACGCACACCGGAGATCGAAGGCATTGATCACCCGAAGGTGATTGGCTACCTGGATGCGCTGTTGGAGCGCAAGCCGGTTGGCCAGAAGGTAGCTGTCATCGGTGCGGGAGGTATCGGCTTCGATGTGTCTGAATTCATCGTCCACAAGGGTGAATCGCCTTCGTTGAACACCGAGCACTTCATGAAGGAGTGGGGCGTGGATCTGACGGTTGAACATCGTGGCGGTATTCAGGGTGTTCAGCCTCAGGTGCCTGAGCCTGCGCGGGAGGTCTACCTGCTGCAGCGCAAGGCCTCGAAAGTTGGCAAGAACCTGGGCAAGACCACCGGCTGGATTCATCGTACCTCTCTCAAGCACCGCAACGTGCAGATGGTGCCCGGCGTCAGCTATCGCAAGATTGATGACGAAGGCCTGCATATCACCATCACACCGAAAGGTGCCGAGCAGGGCGAGGATAAAGTGTTGCCGGTGGATACCATCATCGTGTGTGCTGGTCAGGAGCCGCTGCGTGAGCTTCAGGCAGGCCTGGAAGCAGCCGGTTTGCCGGTGCACCTGATTGGTGGTGCGGATGTGGCCGCCGAGCTGGACGCAAAGCGGGCCATTGATCAGGGTAGCCGCCTGGCAGCGGAGATCTGA
- a CDS encoding AraC family transcriptional regulator, producing MQELRDAGVMLRLIYEAMKKKGIDTDAIFSRLGVDENYVYTDQLRTPHSAQLYFWQVVEDVSGDPDIGLHLGPLLPAYKGQVLEYLFLSSPTFGEGLRRAQNYQRLLSDAANTDFFIEGEEACMVLDAASDEIRKLKHFNECFVQGLITFFKSITDGNFYPSRIEFEHGREQGAEHVREVLGCNVVFGAEENRLYFPAAMLSHASPHAEPELLALHERFASEQVARLEKKDIVGQVERIIAELLDSGEVTLDAVAERLGIKPRTLRTRLTEAETSFNQVLADFRYRLARQLLATTDESIDEIVYLTGFSEPSTFYRAFKRWSGMTPIEYRKTAQGKDAMVDAM from the coding sequence ATGCAGGAACTACGTGATGCGGGCGTGATGTTGCGCCTGATTTATGAGGCGATGAAGAAAAAGGGTATCGATACCGATGCCATATTCAGCCGCCTCGGCGTTGACGAGAACTACGTCTACACAGACCAGCTTCGCACTCCCCACAGCGCCCAGCTTTACTTCTGGCAGGTGGTGGAGGATGTCTCCGGCGACCCGGACATAGGCCTGCACCTGGGGCCGCTGTTGCCCGCCTACAAGGGCCAGGTTCTCGAATACCTGTTTCTCAGCAGCCCAACCTTCGGAGAGGGACTGCGCCGGGCTCAGAACTATCAGCGCTTGCTGAGCGATGCCGCCAATACCGATTTCTTCATTGAAGGCGAAGAAGCCTGCATGGTGCTGGACGCCGCCTCCGATGAGATTCGCAAGCTCAAGCACTTCAATGAATGTTTCGTACAGGGGCTGATTACCTTCTTCAAGTCCATCACCGATGGCAACTTCTACCCATCACGAATCGAGTTTGAGCACGGGCGCGAGCAGGGGGCCGAGCACGTGCGCGAGGTTCTGGGTTGTAACGTGGTTTTTGGCGCAGAAGAAAACCGGTTGTATTTCCCCGCTGCGATGCTGTCCCACGCCTCTCCCCACGCCGAACCGGAACTGTTAGCGCTGCACGAGCGCTTTGCCAGTGAACAGGTGGCGCGGCTAGAGAAAAAAGACATTGTCGGTCAGGTGGAGCGCATCATCGCCGAGCTGCTGGACAGCGGCGAGGTGACCCTGGATGCCGTTGCAGAACGGCTGGGTATCAAACCAAGAACCTTGCGCACCCGGCTCACCGAGGCGGAAACCAGCTTCAACCAGGTGCTGGCGGATTTCCGGTATCGGCTGGCGCGGCAGCTCCTTGCGACCACCGATGAGTCAATTGATGAAATTGTGTATCTCACCGGTTTTTCCGAACCCAGTACGTTCTACCGGGCGTTCAAGCGTTGGTCTGGCATGACCCCCATCGAATACCGGAAGACGGCCCAGGGCAAAGATGCCATGGTTGACGCCATGTAA